A single Chloroflexota bacterium DNA region contains:
- a CDS encoding DNA helicase UvrD, with product MTYSADLHLHSPFARATSPDLTFENMAKWARIKGIDLLASADFTHPERFDITKRTLRATDDGLYEYNGARFVLGTEVNCNAYQGGKNRRIHILILAPSIAVVERINAALSGKGLLASDGRPTLHMTPSELLETMLHIDDRIMLIPAHAWTPHFGIYGSRTGFDSLQECFGDLTSHIHAIETGLSSDPAMNWRLPELDDVSIVSFSDAHSLPKMARELTIIDGDLSYDGLRQALKEQRIAYTVEFFPEEGKYHNSGHRKCGVNLSPEEVALTGESCPVCGRRMTLGVMQRTERLAQRTVNKRRDANGFIHSCDGRPPFRPLVGLQQIVAESMQRGVNTKGVQAQYMQIVNEIGSELHILTDASIAEIELVGGERIAEGVERVRSGNIVIEPGYDGVFGTVNVWHNETSKPNKNISRVESKQGALFSV from the coding sequence TTGACATACTCCGCCGACCTACACTTGCACTCGCCATTCGCGCGCGCCACCAGCCCCGATCTGACATTCGAGAATATGGCGAAATGGGCGCGCATTAAGGGCATAGACCTGCTTGCAAGCGCGGATTTCACGCATCCGGAGCGGTTCGACATTACTAAGCGCACGCTGCGGGCAACGGACGACGGGCTGTACGAATACAACGGCGCGCGGTTCGTACTAGGCACGGAGGTCAACTGCAACGCCTATCAGGGCGGCAAAAACCGGCGCATCCATATACTCATTCTGGCGCCGAGCATCGCAGTCGTGGAGCGCATCAACGCAGCGCTGAGCGGCAAAGGGCTGCTGGCGTCAGACGGACGCCCAACGCTGCATATGACACCGAGCGAGTTGCTGGAAACGATGCTGCACATCGACGATCGCATTATGCTGATTCCTGCGCACGCGTGGACGCCGCACTTTGGCATCTACGGCTCGCGCACCGGCTTCGACTCGCTGCAAGAGTGCTTCGGCGACCTGACATCGCACATCCACGCAATCGAAACCGGGCTGTCCAGCGATCCGGCGATGAATTGGCGCCTGCCTGAGCTTGACGATGTGAGCATCGTGTCGTTCTCGGACGCGCATTCGCTGCCGAAGATGGCGCGCGAGCTGACAATCATCGACGGCGATTTAAGCTACGACGGTCTGCGGCAAGCGTTGAAAGAGCAGCGCATCGCCTACACCGTCGAGTTCTTCCCCGAAGAGGGAAAGTACCACAATTCCGGCCATCGCAAGTGCGGAGTCAACCTATCGCCTGAAGAAGTCGCATTGACCGGCGAATCCTGTCCGGTGTGCGGACGGCGCATGACTTTGGGCGTGATGCAGCGCACTGAACGACTGGCACAAAGGACGGTAAACAAGCGACGCGACGCCAACGGCTTTATTCACAGCTGCGACGGCAGACCGCCGTTCAGGCCGCTGGTCGGTTTACAGCAGATTGTCGCTGAGAGCATGCAGCGCGGCGTCAACACGAAGGGTGTGCAAGCGCAGTACATGCAGATCGTGAACGAAATCGGCAGCGAACTGCACATACTGACGGACGCGAGCATCGCGGAGATAGAGCTGGTCGGCGGCGAGCGAATCGCGGAAGGCGTTGAGCGCGTGCGGTCGGGCAACATAGTCATTGAGCCTGGCTATGACGGCGTGTTCGGCACAGTGAATGTGTGGCACAATGAAACGAGCAAGCCCAATAAGAACATTAGCAGAGTGGAAAGCAAGCAAGGCGCTTTGTTTTCCGTCTGA